From a single Silene latifolia isolate original U9 population chromosome 6, ASM4854445v1, whole genome shotgun sequence genomic region:
- the LOC141586252 gene encoding subtilisin-like protease SBT3.9, which translates to MQKNQSTNFIILIILLTLSISPISESIAVKSSKMAEIPQQSPSAVYIVYTEKPIDGVEPESHHLSTLSSVLGGEDAAKESLIYVYKNAATGFSAKLTPEQVSQLEKQPGVIQVVPSQTLQLHGSGKTTDMRV; encoded by the exons ATGCAGAAAAATCAATCTACAAATTTTATCATACTTATAATACTCCTTACTTTATCAATTTCCCCAATTTCAGAATCAATTGCAGTGAAATCATCAAAAATGGCAGAAATTCCACAACAATCACCATCAGCAGTTTACATTGTTTATACTGAGAAGCCCATCGATGGTGTTGAGCCTGAATCTCATCATCTTTCCACTCTTTCTTCTGTTCTTGGAGG TGAGGATGCTGCAAAGGAGTCGTTGATTTATGTTTACAAGAATGCAGCCACTGGGTTCTCGGCCAAACTGACACCTGAGCAAGTGTCACAGCTTGAAA AACAACCCGGAGTGATTCAGGTAGTCCCTAGCCAAACTCTTCAGCTGCATGGAAGTGGAAAAACCACAGATATGAGGGTTTAA